Proteins encoded in a region of the Leishmania major strain Friedlin complete genome, chromosome 14 genome:
- the INO1 gene encoding inositol-3-phosphate synthase, with protein sequence MPAVHVKSDKVKYTPEVIESLYDYATTRVRRNTDGTVSVEPTKCQLLFRTARQVPRVGVMLVGWCGNNGTTVTAGILANKLGLKWRTRHGMQSANYFGSITQSSTINLGMTRDMDEVFVPLKDLVPMVSPDNLVIGGWDCNNMNLGDAMRRAAVLDVQVQDALYDHMKKLCPLPAIFDIDFVAANQKDRANNVLDTCDRWEAVEQVRKDIRDFKSANELEKVIVLWTANTERFSEHRDGVHDTAENLLAAVKRNESELAPSTLYAMAAVLEKCSFINGAPQNTLCPGLVEMAREAKVFVGGDDFKSGQTKMKSALVEFFVGAGIKPECIASYNHLGNNDGYNLSSHKQFCSKEITKSNVVDDMIKSNQVLFPEGARKPDHCIVIKYIPYVGDSKRALDEYTFSIFMGGQQTVVLHNTCEDSLLAAPLIIDLIVLTELMERVTISASDDTQTPPPASFEHMETVLSILSYLLKAPAVPEGTPVVNALNRQRAAIENVLRAMIGLPPDSNMLLECRVPFIREEHINGK encoded by the coding sequence ATGCCGGCAGTACACGTGAAGAGCGACAAAGTGAAGTACACGCCTGAGGTTATCGAGTCGCTGTATGACTATGCCACGACGCGCGTGAGACGCAACACAGACGGCACGGTGTCGGTGGAGCCGACGAAGTGCCAACTGCTGTTCCGCACGGCGCGCCAGGTGCCGCGCGTGGGCGTGATGCTGGTCGGCTGGTGCGGCAACAACGGCACGACAGTGACAGCGGGTATCCTTGCGAACAAGCTGGGCCTGAAGTGGCGCACGCGGCACGGCATGCAGTCGGCCAATTATTTTGGCTCCATCACTCAGTCCAGCACCATCAACCTGGGCATGACGCGCGACATGGACGAGGTCTTCGTGCCGCTCAAGGACTTGGTGCCGATGGTGTCACCCGACAATCTGGTTATCGGCGGGTGGGACTGCAACAACATGAACCTCGGCgacgcgatgcggcgcgccgccgttctggatgtgcaggtgcaggaCGCGCTCTACGATCATATGAAAAAGTTGTGCCCGCTGCCGGCCATCTTCGACATTGACTTCGTCGCGGCAAACCAGAAGGATCGCGCGAACAATGTGCTCGACACGTGCGACCGCTGGGAGGCAGTGGAGCAGGTGCGCAAGGACATCCGCGACTTCAAGTCGGCCAACGAGCTGGAAAAGGTGATTGTGCTGTGGACTGCTAATACAGAGCGCTTCAGCGagcaccgcgacggcgtccACGACACGGCCGAGAAcctgctggcggcggtgaagcgCAACGAGTCGGAGTTGGCGCCGTCCACACTGTACGCGATGGCAGCCGTTCTCGAGAAGTGCAGCTTCATCAACGGCGCGCCGCAAAACACGCTGTGCCCCGGGCTGGTGGAGATGGCGCGCGAGGCGAAGGTCTTCGTCGGCGGTGACGACTTCAAGAGCGGTCAGACCAAGATGAAGAGCGCCCTGGTGGAGTTCTTTGTCGGCGCCGGCATCAAGCCCGAGTGCATCGCCAGCTACAACCACCTCGGCAACAACGATGGCTACAACTTGTCCAGCCACAAGCAGTTCTGCTCGAAAGAGATTACCAAGAGCAACGTGGTGGACGACATGATCAAGTCCAACCAGGTGCTCTTCCCCGAAGGTGCGCGAAAGCCGGACCACTGCATCGTCATCAAGTACATTCCCTACGTTGGGGACAGCAAGCGCGCACTAGACGAGTACACCTTCTCCATATTCATGGGTGGCCAGCAGACAGTCGTGCTGCACAACACCTGCGAGGACTCGCTACTTGCAGCGCCGCTCATCATTGACCTTATCGTGCTCACCGAGCTCATGGAGCGCGTCACGAtcagcgccagcgacgacacgcagacgccgccgccagcgtccTTCGAGCATATGGAGACGGTGCTGTCCATTCTGTCCTACCTGCTCAAGGCGCCTGCCGTGCCAGAGGGCACGCCGGTCGTTAACGCGCTCAATCGCCAGAGGGCGGCCATCGAGAACGTGCTGCGTGCCATGATTGGGCTTCCGCCGGACAGCAACATGCTGCTCGAGTGCCGCGTTCCCTTCATACGCGAGGAGCACATCAACGGCAAGtga